TCtcctggtgaggtaggtcaacccggggttaaaggagacaaggggtcagatggactggttggtgagccaggcgctaaaggggaacatggactgaagggagagcaaggagtcggtctaccagggaaacaaggacctcaaggtctgcctgggatgaatggtttgaagggggagagaggtgaacctggaccagctggacagactggtgaagtaggtgaatgtagtacgcgacggtccgccttcactgcagtgaggaATACCTACTTCAGGCCTCCATCCGCCTATGATcctctgccctttgaagagttactgttttcagaggaagggactgatttcaacttgaataacggcacgtttacgtgtaatgtgcctggggtatacgtattgatgttctcagtcCAGAAACCATCAAGTGGGTCTTACCTATGGGT
The DNA window shown above is from Asterias amurensis chromosome 18, ASM3211899v1 and carries:
- the LOC139951093 gene encoding uncharacterized protein, producing MKITLAVAIVLAFMQVQFLLDTAAVSPDSGMTCNSCCQGPAGIPGIPGSNGNHGQGLVGPRGDAGSPGEVGQPGVKGDKGSDGLVGEPGAKGEHGLKGEQGVGLPGKQGPQGLPGMNGLKGERGEPGPAGQTGEVGECSTRRSAFTAVRNTYFRPPSAYDPLPFEELLFSEEGTDFNLNNGTFTCNVPGVYVLMFSVQKPSSGSYLWVKLMKNGNTIVKGRVNDAGYHQVSNIAVIPLHYGDQVHLAVYGQVYSDTDHYTSFTGFLLYEI